In a single window of the Candidatus Dependentiae bacterium genome:
- a CDS encoding Gfo/Idh/MocA family oxidoreductase produces MVKIGIIGLGHMGNYHASACTLAQNIKLVAVADPNEENFKKIKTDHII; encoded by the coding sequence ATGGTAAAAATTGGAATAATTGGCCTTGGGCATATGGGAAATTATCATGCATCGGCGTGCACCTTGGCCCAAAATATTAAATTAGTGGCTGTTGCAGATCCAAATGAAGAAAATTTTAAGAAAATAAAAACAGATCATATTATAA